In the Ptychodera flava strain L36383 unplaced genomic scaffold, AS_Pfla_20210202 Scaffold_29__1_contigs__length_4469600_pilon, whole genome shotgun sequence genome, one interval contains:
- the LOC139127141 gene encoding uncharacterized protein: MIILYGTSGTKKVVNKAELEFPAKLKEARQNEKLKGPRERKATARKLAYDESEAAKSPVKAASKHSPNRKGVIKERSQTRTDSQKNKNNKSIQEESQEVHKEKSAKSKKEKQQIKEARIKTEKAHKYTNRSYLLMTMKASQSNRFPLCVYHQFQLLLFLLQ; the protein is encoded by the exons ATGATAATCCTTTACGGCACTTCAG GAACCAAGAAGGTGGTGAATAAGGCAGAATTGGAATTTCCTGCTAAATTAAAAGAAgccagacaaaatgaaaaactgaAAGGGCCAAGAGAAAGAAAAGCCACAGCACGAAAGCTGGCCTATGATGAATCTGAAGCAGCAAAATCCCCTGTAAAAGCAGCATCGAAGCACAGTCCAAATAGGAAAGGTGTGATAAAGGAGAGAAGTCAAACGAGGACAGA TTCCCAGaagaacaaaaacaacaaaagcatTCAGGAAGAATCTCAGGAAGTACATAAGGAAAAATCAGCAAAGTCAAAGaaggaaaaacagcaaataaaggAAGCAAGAATCAAGACAGAAAAAGCTCACAAATACACAAATCGAAGTTACCTGCTAATGACAATGAAAGCAAGTCAATCCAACAGATTTCCACTCTGTGTGTATCACCAGTTCCAGCTACTCCTGTTTTTACTCCAGTAA